Proteins found in one Polyangiaceae bacterium genomic segment:
- a CDS encoding glucosaminidase domain-containing protein, translating into MPIQATLPVAPAGIRAVDVPTPPSSPAVVRAVRTQLTGGQAAEALKSAFSAVTGRPASKETVAVLSAQWAHETGRGASMYNFNFGGLKGTGPSGLSVAQKTREGWGDSERTIVDRFRAYGSAEEGATDYVRLLKQRYPKALEAAERGDSQGFVRGLKERGYFTGNEGAYIRSVSSMAELALKDGPDALGRGGPPAPMHLSAPRSVPARSAGFDEPLPLSEVAAPFVDSLAIADEIGRTALRIIAQDARDRRSQDQQWNLG; encoded by the coding sequence ATGCCGATTCAAGCCACCCTTCCCGTCGCCCCCGCGGGCATCCGGGCCGTAGACGTTCCCACCCCGCCGTCCAGCCCCGCCGTCGTGCGTGCCGTGCGGACCCAGCTGACGGGTGGGCAAGCTGCAGAAGCCTTGAAGAGCGCATTCTCGGCCGTGACCGGGCGCCCCGCGTCCAAGGAGACGGTGGCGGTGCTGTCCGCGCAGTGGGCGCACGAAACCGGGCGGGGCGCGAGCATGTACAACTTCAACTTCGGTGGGCTCAAAGGGACCGGGCCGAGCGGCCTGTCCGTGGCCCAGAAGACGCGAGAGGGCTGGGGCGACAGTGAGCGAACCATCGTGGACCGCTTTCGGGCGTACGGCAGCGCCGAGGAAGGGGCCACGGACTACGTGCGGCTCCTCAAGCAGCGCTACCCGAAGGCTCTCGAGGCGGCGGAACGAGGGGACAGCCAAGGGTTCGTCCGGGGCTTGAAGGAGCGCGGCTACTTCACGGGTAACGAAGGCGCCTACATCCGATCCGTCAGCTCCATGGCCGAGCTGGCGTTGAAAGACGGCCCCGATGCGTTGGGCAGAGGCGGTCCGCCCGCACCCATGCACCTGAGCGCACCGCGTAGCGTTCCCGCTCGCAGCGCCGGCTTCGACGAGCCGCTACCCTTGAGTGAAGTCGCGGCGCCCTTCGTCGACAGCTTGGCCATCGCCGACGAGATCGGTCGCACCGCGCTCCGCATCATCGCGCAAGACGCGCGGGACCGCCGCAGCCAGGACCAGCAATGGAACCTCGGGTGA
- a CDS encoding HDOD domain-containing protein, which yields MRKPTPHVLFVDDEPAVLRGIGRLLGASEPTWQLSFANSGSDALAALEESAFDVVVSDLNMPRMDGATLLSEVQKRHPDIVRLVLSGMSSPSMVFRTVPVAHQFLTKPFEPIRFRSTLREAFELRSLLGDPVLRALAGKKNRLPSPPKTFAALQQALANPRASVRDVGSIIEKDIALSAQLVRLASSAFFGLPSRVCTPHGAVAYLGFETIKAVVLSAELMEMFRPNVPSRDFDVEKLQRDAVCTAHLARRILAGTGMGDDAFLAGMVHEVGVLLLAARTPTQLSEVKRLERSGVPPLDAEREVLGVTHAELGAYLLGLWGFPHSVIHAVASHWQPQRSLEPRLGVSLAVSIAARLAKDPETALEEEPLPGAFTLDGTLLRLLGLTYRLDDWRGYARKTTEET from the coding sequence GTGCGTAAGCCCACCCCGCACGTGCTGTTCGTCGACGACGAGCCGGCAGTGCTGCGAGGCATCGGCCGATTGCTGGGTGCCTCGGAGCCGACCTGGCAGCTTTCCTTCGCCAACAGCGGCAGCGACGCGCTGGCGGCGCTGGAAGAGTCCGCCTTCGACGTCGTGGTTTCCGATCTGAACATGCCTCGCATGGATGGCGCCACGCTGCTGTCGGAAGTGCAGAAGCGCCACCCCGACATCGTACGCTTGGTGCTCTCTGGCATGAGCAGCCCGTCGATGGTGTTTCGCACCGTCCCGGTCGCCCACCAGTTCCTCACCAAGCCCTTCGAGCCGATCCGATTCCGCTCGACGCTGCGCGAGGCCTTCGAGCTTCGCTCCCTGCTCGGCGATCCAGTGCTTCGGGCGCTGGCCGGCAAAAAGAACCGGCTGCCCTCCCCGCCCAAGACGTTCGCGGCGCTGCAGCAGGCGCTGGCCAACCCCCGCGCGAGCGTGCGAGACGTCGGCAGCATCATCGAGAAGGACATCGCGCTGTCCGCCCAGCTGGTGCGGCTGGCGTCGTCTGCGTTCTTCGGGCTGCCCAGTCGGGTGTGCACGCCGCACGGCGCCGTCGCCTACCTGGGCTTCGAGACCATCAAGGCCGTGGTTCTATCTGCGGAGCTGATGGAAATGTTCCGCCCCAACGTGCCCTCACGGGACTTCGACGTCGAGAAGCTGCAGCGGGACGCCGTGTGCACCGCGCACTTGGCGCGTCGCATCTTGGCCGGAACGGGCATGGGCGACGACGCGTTTTTGGCGGGGATGGTCCACGAGGTGGGAGTCTTGCTGCTCGCGGCCAGGACACCCACGCAGCTCTCGGAAGTGAAACGCCTGGAGCGCAGTGGCGTTCCCCCGCTGGACGCTGAACGGGAGGTCCTCGGCGTCACCCACGCCGAGCTGGGCGCGTACCTGCTCGGGCTGTGGGGCTTCCCGCACAGCGTGATCCACGCCGTGGCCAGCCACTGGCAGCCGCAGCGCAGCTTGGAGCCTCGCCTCGGCGTGTCACTGGCCGTGAGCATCGCCGCTCGGCTGGCGAAGGATCCCGAGACGGCGCTCGAAGAGGAACCGTTACCGGGGGCCTTCACGCTGGACGGAACGCTGCTTCGCCTGTTGGGGCTCACCTATAGACTCGACGACTGGCGCGGCTACGCGCGGAAGACCACGGAGGAAACCTGA
- a CDS encoding flagellar hook basal-body protein yields MSTGIWSAASGATGQSFALDVSANNIANATTPGFKADRAVFRQELSRAVQSLGSRSMRYSVVRSTAPNLEVGNIVRTARPMDVALRDPESVLVVSTPQGERYTRAGSVQIQSNGNLVTREGYAFLGPDKKPLRVATDGARVEIGRDGSINVDGIASGSRLLTLKFPPGTLDKDGNVLLKARPGAPPPVPVDADLEPEALEMSNASPVTSMTSLVTASRQFEMLTKVIEAFSSVDHKAATDLMSRR; encoded by the coding sequence ATGAGCACCGGGATCTGGTCTGCGGCCTCCGGCGCCACGGGACAAAGCTTCGCCCTCGACGTCTCCGCCAACAACATCGCGAACGCCACGACGCCCGGGTTCAAGGCCGACCGCGCCGTGTTTCGCCAGGAGCTGTCGCGCGCAGTTCAGTCCTTGGGCAGCCGCAGCATGCGCTACTCCGTCGTGCGCAGCACGGCGCCGAACCTCGAGGTCGGCAACATCGTGCGCACCGCGCGCCCCATGGACGTGGCGCTGCGGGATCCCGAGTCCGTGTTGGTGGTGTCGACTCCGCAAGGCGAGCGCTACACGCGCGCTGGCTCGGTGCAGATCCAATCCAACGGAAACCTCGTGACGCGCGAAGGCTACGCGTTCCTGGGTCCGGACAAGAAGCCGCTGCGGGTGGCCACGGATGGCGCTCGCGTGGAGATCGGCCGCGACGGCAGCATCAACGTGGACGGCATCGCGTCGGGCTCACGCCTCCTGACGCTGAAATTCCCTCCGGGAACCCTGGACAAGGACGGCAACGTGCTACTCAAGGCGCGGCCCGGCGCTCCTCCGCCCGTTCCGGTCGACGCGGATCTCGAGCCCGAGGCGTTGGAGATGTCGAACGCTTCGCCGGTGACGAGCATGACCAGCTTGGTGACCGCATCGCGCCAGTTCGAGATGCTCACCAAGGTCATCGAAGCCTTCTCCTCGGTGGACCACAAGGCAGCCACGGACCTGATGTCCCGCCGCTGA
- a CDS encoding heavy metal-binding domain-containing protein yields MHSIPILTTFDAPPGSRIERIVGPCWGITVRSRSVVGTACAGCQQIFGGEISALTTLATDSRNEAMARLEKHAIEQGANCVLGMRFDSGELMQNTNEIVAYGTAVVLARE; encoded by the coding sequence ATGCACTCCATCCCGATCCTCACCACCTTCGACGCACCTCCCGGCTCGCGCATCGAGCGCATCGTCGGACCTTGCTGGGGTATCACGGTGCGTTCCCGCAGCGTGGTCGGTACTGCCTGTGCCGGCTGCCAACAGATCTTCGGCGGCGAGATCTCCGCGCTCACCACCTTGGCCACGGATTCACGCAACGAAGCCATGGCGCGCCTCGAGAAACACGCCATCGAGCAGGGCGCCAACTGCGTCCTGGGCATGCGCTTCGATTCCGGCGAGCTGATGCAGAACACCAACGAGATCGTCGCCTACGGCACCGCGGTCGTGCTCGCCCGAGAGTGA
- a CDS encoding protein-L-isoaspartate(D-aspartate) O-methyltransferase: MRWGSVLILFALSACEKKASDLVQEREAMVRATVQSRGVRDARVLAAMRTVPRHEFVPSASRKFAYSDRPLPIGWGQTISQPYVVAAMTDAARPKSTDRCLEIGTGSGYQAAVLAELCGKVFSIEIVPELARFAKDNLRRSGYGPDRVALVTGDGYGGWPEEAPFQVVVVTAAPPKVPRALLQQLAIGGRLVVPVGRQGDTQTLQRWTRTAKGSEAFVKEDLMDVRFVPMVTAK; encoded by the coding sequence ATGCGCTGGGGCTCGGTCCTGATCCTCTTCGCGCTCTCGGCCTGCGAGAAGAAGGCCTCGGACCTGGTCCAGGAGCGCGAGGCCATGGTGCGCGCGACGGTACAATCGCGGGGCGTGCGGGATGCCCGGGTGCTCGCTGCGATGCGCACGGTTCCCCGCCACGAGTTCGTGCCGTCGGCGAGTCGGAAGTTCGCCTACAGCGACCGGCCGCTCCCCATCGGTTGGGGTCAGACCATCAGCCAACCGTACGTGGTCGCGGCCATGACCGACGCGGCTCGGCCGAAGTCGACGGACCGATGCCTGGAGATCGGAACCGGCAGCGGCTACCAGGCGGCGGTGCTCGCAGAGCTGTGTGGCAAGGTGTTCAGCATCGAAATCGTCCCTGAGCTCGCGCGTTTCGCGAAGGACAACCTGCGCCGCTCGGGCTACGGACCGGACCGCGTAGCGCTGGTCACCGGCGATGGTTACGGGGGGTGGCCGGAGGAGGCGCCGTTCCAGGTGGTCGTCGTGACCGCCGCGCCGCCCAAGGTGCCGCGAGCGCTCCTCCAGCAACTCGCGATCGGGGGACGCTTGGTGGTGCCTGTGGGACGGCAAGGCGATACCCAGACGCTCCAGCGTTGGACGCGTACGGCGAAGGGGAGCGAAGCGTTCGTGAAGGAGGATCTGATGGACGTGCGCTTCGTGCCCATGGTGACCGCGAAGTAG